One Candidatus Methylomirabilota bacterium genomic region harbors:
- a CDS encoding Smr/MutS family protein, protein MTPDEPVRIPIEDSLDLHAFAPRDIASVVEEYLEAARARGFSEVRLIHGRGIGVQRAIVQSLLARHPLVASYADAPPERGGRGATLVHLRPPVRPDTRRQGSGGG, encoded by the coding sequence GTGACCCCGGACGAGCCCGTCCGGATTCCCATCGAGGATTCCCTCGACCTGCACGCCTTCGCGCCGCGCGACATCGCCTCGGTGGTGGAGGAGTACCTGGAAGCCGCCCGGGCCCGGGGCTTCAGCGAGGTGCGACTCATTCACGGGCGGGGGATCGGCGTGCAGCGCGCGATCGTGCAATCCCTCCTGGCCCGGCATCCGCTGGTGGCCAGCTACGCTGACGCTCCGCCCGAGCGCGGCGGCCGCGGCGCCACCCTCGTCCACCTCCGCCCCCCCGTCAGGCCAGATACACGTCGACAGGGATCAGGCGGCGGTTGA